The following proteins are co-located in the Paralichthys olivaceus isolate ysfri-2021 chromosome 2, ASM2471397v2, whole genome shotgun sequence genome:
- the tasora gene encoding protein TASOR isoform X2 yields MDDSLARRPAARPRRLSAAAADSGANVSLQYGEVTEAIEVQPARETTVAADRPGAAAAAAAAGIVERRNSAPQVVHQRHMPMEPKKFHIPRKTKEKRALFRDVSTESREFEDMVNILTSSYFDTGSAGCFTYCKPRLVYSELLEKEFVEKRREMKMDGRTDTELEESYGFMLVDAPKVHQLCENGLCVSHSWITVLGNPSKGVYLSRYSDLLQINSFTPGATGEIIIFKVMKGKVKSIYENMKNVLDPTPRFDSHIFKNASKVTSLTSYRSFEFTQHYFYEYSFDELRQRPRQVCPYAVVSLLFKGKDTPLLRMNSQTTEGSKERAQFTVWTGDLVKGDQVLFQISLRSFSPPFLPHRLPEKLKIGCVMRLDQVTKLLPSSLFSYNLYNSSQEVVEDGHCCSLLEVIDRSRSTTNVTKLLQELEMKRVVLVSPLSERGFLFLLSSVQMASPPEREGNWKRCLQALFVFPESRDVAKSTSRRASSAHDASVSMSGATVMPHLSTFIPALHHALVKTRANPAPELSAGVERQAKEYLIGLKDGKVRQYPMGEYDSNQDEQEKHFPAPKHHKGNMDYYLRSYLHSPALYLLSVARARQVVEGHCGPEEPQQVRPRKSCAGQRESTGKEVTGSSREGHSNTKKLQQLVDLVLTCKRNAENEVKREEGGEGSLKGPGRKRRLEQQAAARALKFLKATQEPGRDSKIPVEGSQVSSSPDSLTSVIGSVGLRDVDLREDGSELAAKLLMLLTGLKQAAKGPVSQEEGQRESSPFDRLATKLGLPTNCDIDLRKQEELEEQTAGSVSSLEGFSPSSHSGEMNHRGGRGLGRGTVYGDDEEEEEIPWVLIPITGLSSDRYSQRERNIPKDPRFQHLSMTTSITTTTKPPGKSPALSPELSPPPSSLQCPSPRLSPPPFPTQCPSPDPSPPLSPSQCPSPEPSPSLSPSQCPSPELSPPTSPSQCPSLQPPLSPSQHTSPSPSLSRCHSPEPMQHIPLNKGDSGANEERLAPTASTEFKGMSRDRREKPQETAKKNEEPSVFSAIQPTVPPAPERRTSPSPPLSVKEYAEGEMQEMVERDAVTRVEKVQKQREEKATECKRDGEEVVDVVGEVVGEKKQKGEVKEMVGGSLSSPSVSSPLTRPLRDIDSIVDKHLGNFSSEMQLLLQGESIHYSFPQSPHSTSNTETTAPQHTLPHSLSSQFSEYVSLYNSCPPVNDYVSSLKDGINSMLIKFGDIERSHNADTSRTNADNKLASSVSAFVASIRAANTKTGSDDEASAPSGELTAAHPSSSVSQTPALSRGGEVWQPDATRQFPDATSRRKSPTSNVTVSTPTSASVSVYKSTDPTHCHPPSDKLSQSHWKPQQSHTSEINRTGAQNIRLTQDRNFRITQCATDVEAGSSGTELNSNLTPPGSSGVSLSLLEPPLPAELVSTSASVSPFAPPTTALSSLINQLQPEVFSSLVKIIKDVKKKSLQFYLHSTEERDPLLEDIKKHLLKQGNMEKSPVAFLNHENPDNRLLVIIKNKDIAGHIHKIPNLVSLKRRPSVVFVGIDTLGDIRNNSYNELFVSGGCIVSDEMILNPDFISHGQLAELLLLLEQQSSLESVWKWKVHCKTHKKLKEQASFRREAANLLDLLSAYQKRQVVEFLPYHRCDMMNHQSPDLDCLIELQARYTQYRHTIFLTEHCHERLPAYTSGGIIVAGIEEILQDFTRVVGYHDIKDKQPAKDVLLATKGLGLQLSHGDSVSGSERSPSIFPEHIHPLSSSEQPKHLMQQPSSGLFAHHHLSDQLVPDASLKDGVPRPSDTDFEVLRQAISQLRAERQAQLQQQQRQLDCPEELSVNPQESLLSNSVKRGSGHTTPPVSQGGHIESTQLTPGRKAVADTLDLIHSTLQPGEQRRQDRVEPPTEGQRRGISLGGEGVGLLGGNSAPTISDASNSSSNDNTATVTRPNDQTHPTSAEREQADQQGEPAFSKATKHGAAASSTFSCPVEDDRSRDAHSGQERPIRAEGALTRNSNDSEVTRTPNTALPQLQQIQLHQQQLQPTSLHPQPPAHIRQQQWSMGLLQPHILPQIHSQHFSAGPTLRPLSALGRAPSLLGPSPTWRGGLVWGFPQAPPRPALLGVYHNPAAQGNSRYRGGQRGGFNGM; encoded by the exons ATGGACGACAGCCTGGCCCGGAGGCCCGCAGCCCGGCCGAGGAGGCTGTCTGCTGCCGCCGCGGACTCcggagctaacgttagcctgcAATATGGCGAGGTGACCGAGGCGATCGAGGTGCAGCCCGCCAGAGAAACCACGGTGGCCGCGGACAGACCGggcgccgccgccgccgccgccgccgccgggATCGTGGAGAGGAGGAACTCGGCTCCGCAGGTGGTTCACCAGAGGCATATGCCGATGGAGCCGAAGAAGTTCCACATACCGAGGAAAACTAAGGAGAAGAGAG CTCTCTTCCGAGATGTCTCCACTGAGTCCAGGGAGTTCGAGGACATGGTGAACATCCTGACCTCCAGTTACTTCGACACTGGCTCAGCTGGCTGCTTCACCTACTGCAAACCTCGGCTCGTCTACAGCGAGCTGCTGGAGAAAGAG tttgtggagaagaggagggagatgaagaTGGACGGGAGGACGGATACGGAGCTGGAGGAAAGTTACGGTTTCATGTTGGTTGATGCTCCAAAG GTGCACCAGCTCTGCGAGAACggtctgtgtgtgagtcacagCTGGATCACAGTGCTGGGAAACCCCAGTAAAG GAGTGTATCTGTCCAGGTACTCAGACCTGCTTCAGATTAACTCGTTTACCCCAGGAGCCACAGGGGAGATCATCATCTTCAAAGTGATGAAG GGAAAAGTGAAGAGTATCTATGAAAACATGAAGAACGTTCTGGATCCAACGCCTCGCTTCGACAGCCACATCTTCAAGAACGCCAGCAAAGTCACCTCACTCACGTCCTACCGCTCCTTCGAGTTCACACAG cattaCTTCTACGAGTATTCTTTCGATGAATTGCGGCAGCGACCTCGCCAGGTTTGTCCGTACGCCGTCGTCTCCCTCCTGTTCAAAGGAAAGGACACTCCGCTTCTGAG GATGAACAGTCAGACAACAGAGGGGAGTAAAG AGCGAGCTCAGTTCACAGTGTGGACCGGAGATTTGGTGAAAGGCGACCAGGTTCTCTTCCAGATCTCCCTTCGCTCCTTTTCTCCGCCCTTCCTGCCCCACAGACT ACCAGAGAAGTTGAAAATTGGTTGCGTGATGAGACTTGACCAGGTGACCAAGCTCCTCCCCTCCAGCCTGTTCTCCTACAACCTCTACAACAGCAGCCAAGAAG ttgtggAGGATGGACATTGCTGCAGTCTTCTGGAGGTGATTGACAGAAGTCGGTCAACGACCAACGTGACAAAGCttctgcaggagctggagatgAAGAGAGTG GTTCTGGTGAGTCCACTTTCAGAGCGAGGATTTCTCTTTCTACTCTCCAGTGTTCAGATGGCCTCACCTCCTG AGCGAGAAGGAAACTGGAAGAGGTGTCTTCAggccttgtttgtttttcctgagaGCAGAGACGTTGCCAAATCCA CATCAAGGAGGGCATCCTCTGCCCATGATGCCTCAGTGTCGATGTCTGGTGCCACAGTGATGCCACATCTGAGTACGTTTATCCCAGCGTTGCATCACGCCCTCGTCAAAACCCGTGCTAACCCGGCTCCCGAGCTGTCTGCCGGCGTGGAGCGCCAGGCAAAAGAATACCTCATTGGCCTGAAGGACGGCAAG GTTCGGCAGTACCCCATGGGTGAATACGACTCCAACCAAGATGAGCAAGAAAAGCATTTTCCCGCTCCCAAACACCACAAGGGGAACATGGACTACTATCTGCGCTCCTACCTGCACAGCCCTGCCCTCTACCTGCTGTCAGTGGCCCGGGCCAGGCAGGTGGTGGAGGGGCACTGTGGCCCCGAGGAGCCACAGCAGGTGAGGCCCAGGAAGAGCTGTGCAGGCCAGAGAGAGTCGACGGGGAAGGAGGTGACAGGCAGCTCCAGAGAAGGACATTCCAACACTAAGAAG TTGCAGCAGCTTGTAGACCTGGTTTTGACCTGTAAGAGGAACGCAGAAAATGAGgtgaagagggaggaaggaggagagggatcGCTGAAGGGaccagggaggaagaggaggctggagCAGCAGGCGGCAGCGAGGGCGCTTAAATTCCTGAAGGCAACTCAGGAACCTGGAAGAGATTCCAAGATTCCAG TCGAGGGAAGCCAGGTGTCTTCCTCTCCCGACTCTCTTACATCTGTGATTGGTTCAGTGGGTTTGAGGGACGTTGATCTGAGGGAAGATGGATCTGAGCTTGCTGCCAAACTTCTCATGCTGCTGACAG GCCTCAAACAGGCTGCCAAGGGCCCGGTCAGTCAGGAGGAGGGGCAGAGGGAATCCTCTCCGTTTGATAGGCTGGCCACTAAGCTGGGCTTGCCCACCAACTGTGACATTGACCTGAGGAAGCAGGAAGAGCTTGAG gagcAAACTGCGGGCAGTGTCAGCAGTCTGGAGGGATTCAGTCCTAGCTCGCACAGCGGGGAGATGAATCACCGCGGGGGAAGAGGTCTGGGGAGGGGAACAGTATACGGAgatgacgaggaagaggaggagatcccATGGGTCCTCATCCCCATAACAG GTCTGAGTTCAGATCGCTactctcagagagaaagaaacatcCCTAAGGATCCTCGCTTTCAGCACCTCTCGATGACAACAAGCATCACCACGACAACCAAACCTCCCGGGAAGAGCCCCGCCCTGTCTCCTGAGCTGAGCCCCCCTCCGTCGTCCCTCCAGTGCCCGTCCCCCAGGCTGAGCCCTCCTCCCTTCCCCACTCAGTGCCCATCACCTGACCCCAGTCCTCCCCTTTCACCTTCCCAATGCCCGTCTCCAGAGCccagtccctctctctcaccgTCTCAGTGCCCTTCCCCGGAGCTCAGCCCCCCCACTTCTCCCTCTCAATGCCCGTCTCTTCAGCCTCCACTATCTCCTTCTCAGCACACGTCCCCTTCCCCCTCCCTGTCCCGGTGCCACTCCCCAGAGCCTATGCAGCACATCCCACTTAACAAGGGCGACAGTGGTGCTAATGAGGAGCGTTTAGCCCCCACAGCCTCGACTGAGTTTAAAG GAATGTCCAGGGACAGACGAGAGAAGCCTCAGGAGACGGCAAAGAAGAATGAAGAGCCATCTGTGTTTTCAGCCATCCAGCCAACTGTTCCTCCAGCcccagagaggaggacaagCCCCTCACCACCACTCTCTGTGAAGGAGTATGCAGAGGGAGAAATGCAGGAGATGGTGGAGAGAGATGCAGTGACCCGAGttgaaaaagtacaaaaacaaagGGAAGAAAAAGCCACAGAGTGTAAACGAGATGGGGAAGAGGTGGTAGATGTGGTGGGTGAGGTAGTgggtgaaaagaaacaaaagggaGAAGTGAAGGAAATGGTAGGTGGCTCTTTGTCTTCTCCGTCCGTGTCTTCACCTCTTACACGTCCTCTCAGAGATATTGACAGCATAGTGGACAAACATCTTGGCAACTTCTCCTCTGAgatgcagctcctcctgcaggggGAGAGCATTCACTACAGCTTCCCACAGTCCCCTCACTCCACCTCGAACACAGAAACCACCGCACCtcaacacacactcccacactctTTGTCATCTCAGTTTTCAGAGTATGTGTCTTTATATAACTCCTGTCCCCCTGTGAACGACTATGTCAGCTCTCTAAAGGACGGCATTAACAGCATGTTAATTAAGTTTGGTGACATCGAGCGAAGCCACAATGCAGACACTAGCCGGACCAATGCTGATAACAAGTTGGCTAGCAGTGTAAGCGCTTTTGTGGCCAGCATCCGAGCAGCTAATACAAAAACAGGCAGCGATGATGAGGCTTCGGCTCCCAGTGGTGAACTGACGGCTGCTCATCCCAGTTCTTCAGTCAGTCAAACTCCGGCTCtctccagaggaggtgaagTGTGGCAGCCAGATGCAACCAGACAGTTTCCTGATGCAACAAGCCGCAGGAAATCTCCAACTTCTAATGTCACTGTATCAACTCCTACCTCTGCTTCTGTATCTGTTTACAAGTCTACCGACCCCACCCACTGTCATCCTCCTTCAGACAAGTTATCACAGTCCCACTGGAAACCACAGCAAAGTCACACGTCAGAGATCAACAGAACAGGAGCTCAAAATATCAGACTAACACAAGACAGAAACTTCAGGATCACACAATGTGCGACTGATGTCGAAGCTGGGAGTAGTGGTACAGAGTTGAACTCCAACTTGACTCCCCCGGGGTCCAGCGGTGTTTCTCTGTCCTTACTAGAACCTCCACTCCCTGCCGAGCTGGTCTCCACCTCGGCCTCTGTTTCCCCCTTCGCTCCCCCAACCACAGCACTGAGCTCCTTGATCAACCAGCTGCAGCCAGAGGTGTTCAGCAGTCTGGTGAAGATCATCAAAGATGTcaaaaagaaatccctgcagTTCTACCTccacagcacagaggagagggacCCGCTCCTGGAAGACATCAAG AAACACCTGTTGAAGCAGGGAAACATGGAGAAGAGTCCTGTGGCCTTTCTGAACCATGAAAACCCTGACAACCGACTGCTGGTCATCATCAAGAACAAAGACATCGCTGGACACATACACAAG ATCCCAAACCTGGTTTCTCTGAAGCGACGGCCCTCTGTCGTGTTTGTGGGGATCGATACACTGGGCGACATCAGGAACAACAGCTACAATGAGCTCTTTGTCTCGGGAGGATGCATCGTTTCTGATGAGATGATCCTCAATCCTGACTTCATCAGTCATG GTCAGctggctgagctgctgctgctcctggagCAACAGAGCTCTCTGGAGAGTGTCTGGAAGTGGAAGGTTCACTGCAAAACCCACAAGAAACTAAAAGAACAAGCCAG tttcaGGAGAGAGGCAGCCAACCTACTGGACTTACTTTCAGCCTATCAGAAACGGCAAGTTGTTGAGTTCCTCCCTTATCATCGCTGCGACATGATGAACCATCAGTCGCCCGACCTGGACTGTCTTATCGAGCTCCAGGCCCGCTACACACAGTACCGACACACAATCTTCCTGACCG AGCATTGTCATGAGAGGTTACCTGCCTACACCAGTGGAGGCATCATCGTGGCTGGTATCGAAGAAATTCTGCAAGACTTCACCAGAGTGGTCGGTTACCATGACATCAAGGACAAGCAACCAGCCAAGGACGTTCTGCTGGCAACCAAAG GTCTTGGCTTGCAGCTGAGTCATGGTGACTCTGTGTCGGGCTCTGAACGCTCACCCTCTATCTTCCCCGAGCACATTCATCCCCTGTCCTCCAGTGAGCAACCCAAACATCTCATGCAGCAGCCCAGCTCAGGCCTCTTCGCGCACCATCATCTCTCCGACCAGCTCGTCCCAGACGCCTCCTTAAAGGATGGCGTGCCTCGACCTTCGGACACAGACTTTGAGGTTCTTCGTCAGGCCATCTCACAGCTGCGGGCTGAGCGTCAggctcagctgcagcagcagcagcggcagctgGACTGCCCGGAAGAGTTAAGTGTCAACCCCCAGGAAAGCCTCCTTTCCAATTCTGTTAAAAGAGGTAGCGGTCACACCACTCCTCCTGTTAGTCAAGGAGGTCACATAGAGTCAACCCAGCTCACTCCAGGCAGGAAGGCTGTGGCAGACACTCTGGATTTAATTCATTCAACACTGCAACCGggggagcagaggaggcaggACAGAGTGGAGCCTCCCACAGAAGGACAGAGGAGGGGAATAAGTCTGGGAGGAGAAGGAGTTGGATTGTTGGGAGGAAATTCGGCTCCCACGATCAGTGACGCTTCTAACTCTTCATCCAATGATAACACAGCTACAGTGACGAGACCAAATGATCAGACGCACCCAACCAGCgcagagagagaacaagcaGATCAACAAGGTGAACCAGCATTTTCCAAAGCAACTAAACATGGTGCAGCCGCCTCCAGTACCTTCTCCTGTCCTGTAGAGGACGACAGATCAAG AGACGCACACTCAGGCCAGGAGCGGCCAATAAGAGCAGAGGGAGCACTCACAAGAAACAGCAATGACTCTGAGGTAACCAGGACCCCAAATACTGctctaccccaactacaacagaTCCAGCTGCACCAACAGCAGCTGCAACCGACTTCGTTGCACCCACAACCACCAGCTCACATccggcagcagcagtggagcatgggcctcctgcagcctcacatCCTGCCTCAAATCCACAGCCAGCATTTCTCTGCAGGTCCAACGCTGAGGCCCCTGTCTGCCCTGGGGAGGGCCCCGAGCCTCCTAGGGCCCTCACCTACCTGGCGCGGGGGCCTGGTCTGGGGCTTCCCTCAGGCTCCCCCTCGTCCTGCACTGCTGGGAGTTTACCACAACCCTGCAGCTCAGGGCAACAGCAGGTACAGAGGGGGGCAAAGGGGAGGCTTTAATGGGATGTAG